The Glycine soja cultivar W05 chromosome 3, ASM419377v2, whole genome shotgun sequence genome window below encodes:
- the LOC114406041 gene encoding dirigent protein 22-like, producing the protein MSTKLLLTLILISYTLSNVIGEETGFVGTLHPKSLGLHKKQTLSHFKFYWHDIVSSGANSTSATIIPPLPKYNTTTSFGMVNVMDNPLTLGPELGSKLVGRAEGFYALTSQSQINLLMVMNFALFEGKYNGSTITIVGRNAVSENEKDIPVVGGSGVFKFAKGYAHAKTYFFDPKTGDATTEYNIYVLHYE; encoded by the coding sequence ATGTCCACCAAACTACTCCTAACCCTAATCCTCATCTCTTACACCCTCTCCAATGTCATAGGAGAAGAAACGGGCTTTGTAGGCACACTACACCCCAAATCCTTAGGTCTTCACAAGAAACAAACCCTAAGCCACTTCAAATTCTACTGGCATGACATAGTGAGCAGTGGAGCCAACTCCACCTCAGCCACAATCATCCCACCACTCCCCAAATACAACACAACCACTTCCTTCGGCATGGTCAACGTCATGGACAACCCCTTGACTCTGGGCCCCGAGCTGGGCTCCAAGCTCGTGGGCCGGGCCGAGGGGTTCTATGCCCTAACCTCACAGTCCCAGATCAACTTGCTTATGGTCATGAACTTTGCCTTGTTTGAAGGGAAGTACAACGGGAGCACCATAACTATCGTGGGGAGGAACGCTGttagtgaaaatgaaaaggatATTCCTGTGGTTGGTGGAAGTGGGGTTTTTAAGTTTGCTAAAGGCTATGCTCATGCCAAGACCTACTTCTTTGATCCCAAGACTGGGGATGCTACCACTGAGTACAACATCTATGTCCTCCATTACGAGTAA
- the LOC114404867 gene encoding uncharacterized protein LOC114404867 codes for MCPAREFKLNWAGYRSWVAGESGTESGTESGSRPKGVIRDGSGGSSSSASKRKTLDAHLCPRWYFSSQLKQRSRSRREAISSEVSRLKDGGGGLGEGMAVEIGRGAMEGEGGGRLRRGGPDGEREGGGRDGRGKGTGGHKSNSFSS; via the coding sequence ATGTGTCCTGCAAGAGAATTTAAACTCAACTGGGCCGGGTATAGGTCGTGGGTAGCGGGTGAGTCAGGAACCGAGTCAGGAACCGAGTCCGGGTCAAGGCCCAAAGGTGTTATAAGAGATGGGTCAGGGGGTTCGTCTTCCTCAGCAAGCAAAAGGAAAACCCTAGACGCGCATTTGTGCCCGCGGTGGTACTTCTCGTCACAACTGAAGCAAAGATCTCGTTCACGGCGCGAGGCTATTTCCTCGGAGGTGAGTCGCTTGAAGGATGGTGGGGGTGGTCTGGGAGAAGGAATGGCGGTCGAAATTGGGCGAGGAGCCATGGAGGGTGAAGGTGGAGGGAGGCTGAGACGAGGTGGGCCAGATGGGGAAAGGGAAGGTGGGGGTCGAGACGGTCGGGGAAAGGGTACTGGTGGTCACAAGTCAAATAGTTTCTCCTCCTGA